From Oceanispirochaeta sp., a single genomic window includes:
- a CDS encoding aldo/keto reductase, with the protein MQYRTMPGSDEKLSALGYGCLRLPTFVGGPASNLIDKEKALRQIRHAIDKGVNYLDTAYPYHLGASESFLGEHVLKDGYREKVKIATKLPCMIINRSESFEEIFQNQLNKLHVDTIDYYLLHGLNGITWDKMKNLGIRDFMDRLKDEKRIRHMGFSFHGRKEDFMRIVDEYDWEFVQIQFNIIDEHIQAGIEGLEYAHKKGMGVIIMEPLRGGSLVGKIPAEVKKIYDSAVVKRSPADWALRWVWDHPGVTMVLSGMNVDEHIEENLRIAGEALPLSLTEDDKKIIKRVRDKYAELLQVGCTGCAYCMPCPAGIDIPAVFKNLNNYHMFSKTEALLRHMEYMGIETPDGKPRWTNSCINCGRCETKCPQSIPVRSVFKKVRKELEHPVTKGAALAARIIIKRIPKVEAFLIWRRRKKSSV; encoded by the coding sequence ATGCAGTACCGAACCATGCCGGGGTCCGATGAAAAACTTTCTGCCTTAGGGTATGGCTGCCTGCGGCTGCCTACATTCGTCGGTGGGCCGGCATCCAATCTGATCGACAAAGAGAAAGCCCTCCGGCAGATACGCCATGCCATTGATAAGGGGGTCAACTACCTCGATACCGCCTATCCCTACCATCTGGGGGCTTCGGAAAGTTTCCTGGGAGAGCATGTCCTGAAAGACGGATACAGGGAAAAGGTGAAAATCGCCACCAAACTGCCCTGTATGATCATCAATAGATCTGAATCATTTGAGGAAATCTTTCAGAATCAGCTGAATAAGCTTCATGTAGATACCATCGACTACTATCTGCTACACGGTCTGAACGGCATCACCTGGGACAAGATGAAAAATCTGGGAATCCGGGATTTTATGGACCGCTTGAAGGATGAGAAGAGAATCAGGCATATGGGTTTTTCCTTCCATGGAAGGAAGGAAGACTTCATGAGGATTGTGGATGAGTATGACTGGGAGTTCGTTCAGATACAGTTCAATATTATTGATGAACATATTCAGGCGGGAATTGAGGGACTGGAGTATGCTCATAAAAAGGGAATGGGAGTCATTATCATGGAACCCCTCCGCGGCGGGTCCCTTGTTGGAAAAATCCCGGCAGAAGTAAAGAAAATATATGATTCTGCAGTAGTTAAGAGGAGCCCGGCCGACTGGGCCCTCCGCTGGGTCTGGGATCATCCAGGGGTCACTATGGTCCTTTCGGGGATGAATGTGGATGAGCATATTGAAGAAAATCTGAGGATTGCCGGGGAAGCTCTTCCATTGAGCCTGACCGAAGATGACAAAAAAATTATTAAACGTGTCCGGGACAAGTATGCCGAGCTTCTTCAGGTGGGATGTACCGGCTGCGCCTACTGCATGCCCTGCCCTGCGGGGATTGATATACCTGCTGTTTTCAAAAATCTGAACAACTACCATATGTTTTCCAAAACCGAAGCCTTGCTGCGGCATATGGAGTACATGGGGATCGAAACTCCTGATGGTAAACCCCGCTGGACCAACAGCTGCATCAACTGCGGCAGATGTGAAACCAAATGCCCTCAGTCCATTCCTGTCAGATCAGTCTTCAAAAAAGTTCGGAAAGAACTGGAACACCCCGTCACCAAGGGGGCTGCTCTGGCGGCTCGGATCATAATTAAAAGAATCCCGAAAGTGGAGGCATTTCTGATCTGGAGGAGAAGGAAGAAATCTTCAGTTTGA
- a CDS encoding citrate synthase, protein MANARLDLGSHTVELPLVTGTMGEKAIDITNLRKDSGFITLDSGYQNTGSCKSAITFVDGDKGILKYRGVNIEDLATNARFTEVAYFLVHGKFANQEERSEFSQQLTENSMLHEDMIKFFHSVPPTAHPMSILSTMVNAMSIFYPQYFVDENDDEVYKLMASRLISKIRTIAAFSYKRSIGEPLVYPRHDLPYCSNFLNMMFDSPVKPYEIDPETERLLNMILTLHADHEQNCSTSTVRLVGSSKVNLYSSVCAGICALWGPLHGGANQEVIEMLELIHREKLPVKSVIEKSKDKNSGFKLSGFGHRVYRNFDPRMKILKQEAQSFLKNRNMDDPLMNIALELEEAALKDEYFIERKLYPNVDFYSGILYREMGFPTEMFTVLFAMGRMPGWIAQWKEMHDSVPFKIGRPRQVYIGPAEAVYPGR, encoded by the coding sequence ATGGCTAATGCACGACTGGATCTGGGAAGTCATACTGTCGAACTGCCCCTGGTTACAGGAACCATGGGAGAGAAGGCAATTGACATTACGAATTTGAGAAAGGACAGCGGTTTTATCACCCTGGACAGCGGATACCAGAATACAGGGAGTTGTAAAAGTGCCATCACTTTTGTTGATGGTGATAAGGGGATACTCAAATACCGTGGAGTCAATATCGAGGATCTGGCTACCAATGCCCGATTCACCGAAGTCGCCTATTTCCTGGTTCATGGGAAATTTGCCAATCAGGAAGAAAGATCTGAGTTCTCACAGCAGCTGACAGAGAACTCCATGCTTCATGAGGATATGATCAAGTTTTTCCATTCCGTTCCGCCGACGGCCCATCCCATGTCTATCCTCAGCACCATGGTCAATGCCATGAGTATTTTCTACCCTCAGTACTTTGTGGATGAGAATGATGATGAAGTCTACAAACTGATGGCGTCCAGGCTGATTTCCAAAATCAGAACCATTGCTGCCTTCTCTTATAAACGATCCATCGGAGAGCCTCTGGTATACCCCCGGCATGACCTCCCCTACTGCAGCAATTTCCTCAATATGATGTTTGACAGTCCCGTCAAACCCTATGAGATTGATCCGGAAACGGAACGCCTGCTGAATATGATCCTCACCCTACATGCAGACCATGAACAGAACTGCAGCACCTCGACAGTGCGACTTGTAGGCAGTTCAAAAGTCAATCTCTACTCATCAGTCTGCGCAGGAATCTGCGCCTTGTGGGGACCTCTCCATGGTGGAGCCAACCAGGAAGTGATTGAGATGCTGGAACTGATCCACAGGGAGAAGCTGCCTGTCAAATCGGTCATTGAAAAATCCAAGGATAAGAACAGTGGCTTCAAACTGTCAGGTTTCGGCCATAGAGTATACAGGAACTTCGACCCCAGAATGAAGATTCTGAAACAGGAAGCCCAGTCCTTCCTCAAGAATAGGAATATGGACGACCCCCTCATGAATATTGCTCTAGAACTGGAAGAGGCGGCCCTGAAAGATGAGTATTTCATCGAGAGAAAACTCTACCCTAATGTGGATTTTTATTCCGGAATCCTCTACAGAGAGATGGGTTTTCCCACAGAGATGTTCACTGTACTCTTCGCCATGGGACGAATGCCGGGCTGGATCGCCCAGTGGAAGGAGATGCACGACAGCGTACCCTTCAAAATCGGACGTCCCCGGCAAGTCTATATCGGTCCCGCAGAGGCTGTGTACCCCGGAAGATAA
- a CDS encoding type II toxin-antitoxin system RelE/ParE family toxin: protein MFEVRQTETYKKWFKTLRDRRARARIDIRIKRISLGNLGDVKSVGRGVFELRVDYGPGYRVYFVERNEIRIILLAGGKKSTQKMDIKKAQELARLVED, encoded by the coding sequence ATGTTTGAAGTACGCCAGACAGAAACATACAAAAAGTGGTTTAAAACGCTAAGGGATCGAAGAGCAAGAGCGCGAATTGATATTCGCATTAAACGGATATCATTAGGAAACCTTGGTGATGTAAAATCCGTAGGAAGGGGAGTTTTTGAACTTCGAGTAGATTATGGGCCAGGATACAGGGTTTACTTTGTAGAAAGAAATGAAATTAGAATCATCCTATTAGCAGGGGGAAAGAAATCCACTCAAAAAATGGATATAAAAAAAGCACAAGAACTGGCCCGATTGGTGGAGGATTAG
- a CDS encoding addiction module antidote protein has translation MKKENTTFWDPVEHFNNEEDIAAYLEAAFEENDTSLIAAALGDIARAKGMSKIAEDTGLGRESLYKALSPSGNPELSTVLKIIEALGLHLQAVPRRIKHAG, from the coding sequence ATGAAAAAAGAAAACACTACTTTCTGGGATCCCGTAGAACATTTCAATAACGAAGAAGATATTGCAGCTTACCTGGAAGCAGCATTTGAGGAAAATGACACATCTCTAATAGCGGCAGCACTTGGTGATATCGCCCGTGCTAAAGGTATGTCTAAAATTGCTGAAGATACAGGCCTCGGTCGAGAAAGTTTGTACAAAGCTTTGTCTCCGTCCGGAAACCCAGAGCTCTCAACAGTCTTAAAAATAATCGAAGCACTCGGTTTACATTTGCAAGCTGTTCCAAGAAGAATAAAGCATGCTGGATAG
- a CDS encoding ATP-binding protein, with translation MIQRTAEATLHRLAKGFPVICVTGPRQSGKTTLARKAFPHKSYLSLEDPDIARLAREDPRGLLDRYKGGLILDEAQAVPEIFVYLKTVIDKDTTPGRYIVTGSQQFNLLNHVTESLAGRAAFLTLYPFSVQELKGAEITILDPFETVLKGFYPPLFDRDVTPYDWYTNYISSYIERDVRSVINVKDLGQFQTFVKMCASRVGQLVNLSALAMDCGTTHNTAKAWLSVLESSGIIFFLKPYHNNFGKRLVKSPKIYFIDTGLLCRLLGINDAEQLFLHPNRGNVFESFVVAEMLKNRLNKGLTPELYFWRDNTGTEIDVVYEDGKVIRSVEIKSGKTFTTDFASGLEKWMRYSGEAPETCSIIYAGEMEIKMKGIALKKWDSVDL, from the coding sequence ATGATCCAAAGAACTGCGGAAGCAACCCTCCACCGCCTTGCCAAAGGGTTTCCTGTCATTTGTGTAACCGGACCAAGGCAATCAGGCAAAACGACCCTTGCCAGGAAAGCTTTTCCCCATAAATCCTATTTATCTCTTGAAGATCCCGATATAGCACGCCTTGCCCGCGAAGATCCCCGAGGACTTTTAGATAGATATAAAGGGGGCCTGATACTCGATGAAGCTCAGGCTGTTCCGGAAATTTTTGTGTATCTGAAAACAGTAATAGATAAGGATACAACTCCCGGCCGGTATATTGTAACCGGTTCCCAGCAGTTCAATTTGCTTAACCATGTGACTGAATCCCTAGCAGGCAGGGCGGCGTTCTTGACGTTGTATCCTTTTTCAGTACAGGAACTCAAAGGTGCCGAAATAACAATACTTGATCCCTTTGAGACAGTTCTGAAAGGGTTTTATCCTCCTTTATTTGATCGTGATGTAACTCCTTATGATTGGTATACAAACTACATTTCATCATATATTGAGCGGGATGTCCGTTCTGTGATTAATGTAAAGGATTTGGGTCAATTCCAGACCTTTGTAAAGATGTGTGCTTCCCGGGTCGGGCAATTGGTGAATTTGAGCGCTTTAGCTATGGACTGCGGAACTACACATAACACGGCCAAAGCATGGCTTTCTGTACTCGAATCGAGTGGCATTATCTTTTTTCTGAAACCGTATCACAACAACTTTGGAAAACGGCTGGTAAAAAGTCCAAAGATCTACTTTATTGATACCGGCCTCCTATGCAGGTTGCTTGGCATAAATGATGCGGAACAACTGTTCTTACATCCAAACAGGGGTAATGTTTTCGAAAGTTTTGTTGTTGCCGAAATGTTGAAGAATCGTCTCAACAAAGGGCTTACACCTGAATTATACTTCTGGCGGGATAATACAGGAACTGAGATTGATGTTGTGTATGAAGATGGAAAGGTAATCCGGTCGGTCGAGATTAAGTCGGGAAAGACGTTCACAACAGATTTTGCATCTGGTCTCGAAAAGTGGATGCGCTATTCTGGTGAGGCTCCGGAGACCTGCTCTATAATCTATGCAGGAGAAATGGAAATAAAAATGAAGGGAATTGCTCTGAAAAAGTGGGATTCTGTGGATTTATAG
- a CDS encoding isoprenylcysteine carboxylmethyltransferase family protein has product MYIGILFMGIGLILIISGWQQIYDRYWSREKGSGKLVQDGIYQYIRHPQYTGLFLITLGMMLEWLTIPQLLMWPVLLFIYVRLARKEEKDMRSEFGLEYDVYKDETGMFFPRL; this is encoded by the coding sequence ATGTATATTGGAATTCTGTTCATGGGAATCGGACTTATACTGATTATTTCAGGTTGGCAGCAGATTTACGACCGTTACTGGAGCCGTGAAAAAGGGAGTGGAAAACTGGTTCAGGATGGTATATATCAATATATAAGACATCCTCAATACACAGGTCTATTTTTAATAACCCTTGGTATGATGCTTGAATGGTTAACAATCCCTCAATTGCTGATGTGGCCGGTTCTTCTTTTTATCTACGTAAGATTAGCCAGAAAAGAGGAAAAGGATATGAGATCTGAATTTGGACTTGAATACGATGTATATAAAGATGAGACGGGAATGTTTTTTCCGCGACTTTAA
- a CDS encoding response regulator transcription factor, translating to MDTFFSALGFNLHIPMIINVIIGTAIGTLVYYFIYKVLVQLKNITPVIAFAPTAFIFILQIVRTIIFYVFGLPLTMLLYPYMISIISFYLFFVGVSFRRGIDKNWNQALQILINKMGIITMIFAPLSAIVYISLHYLGKRGMNFISLDFLFLAMWSIVSVGVVLHYLTRLGTIPNKTRADQSFLDTFNISPRESEVLELILKGYSNKEIGNKLFISFTTARTHVSHIFEKTNVNSRMELVSKIMTI from the coding sequence GTGGATACATTTTTTTCTGCTCTGGGTTTCAATCTTCACATCCCGATGATCATAAATGTCATCATAGGAACAGCGATTGGAACACTGGTCTATTATTTTATTTACAAAGTTTTAGTTCAGTTAAAAAATATAACCCCGGTCATTGCCTTTGCCCCTACGGCGTTTATTTTTATTCTCCAAATAGTAAGAACGATTATTTTTTATGTTTTCGGTCTACCCTTAACCATGCTTCTATACCCCTATATGATTTCAATAATTTCATTTTATCTTTTTTTTGTTGGAGTGTCCTTCAGGAGAGGCATTGACAAGAACTGGAATCAGGCGCTTCAGATTCTGATAAATAAAATGGGAATCATTACCATGATTTTTGCACCACTATCAGCAATTGTATATATCTCTCTTCATTATCTGGGTAAAAGAGGAATGAATTTTATCTCCCTTGATTTTCTTTTCCTCGCTATGTGGAGTATTGTTTCAGTCGGGGTTGTACTTCATTATCTGACAAGATTAGGCACCATTCCCAATAAAACAAGGGCAGACCAATCTTTCCTGGATACTTTTAATATCAGTCCCAGAGAATCAGAAGTTCTAGAATTAATCCTTAAGGGTTATTCCAATAAGGAGATCGGAAATAAACTTTTTATCTCCTTCACCACCGCCCGTACACATGTGTCTCATATCTTTGAAAAAACAAATGTTAACAGCAGAATGGAACTGGTTTCAAAAATCATGACAATATAG
- a CDS encoding FadR/GntR family transcriptional regulator, with the protein MYRDIAPLKKVKVSDEVTYALENIIVENDLVSGDILPSQAELSEKLKVGTRSIREAIRSLESRGMVETRQGKGVFIKETNIDNFLETLMGSFVFHFPSQKDLLIDLTNTRRIIESQAIYDVAIDPPQGFISRFAHLIEELDQKAGENKIDAYNILDFELHKSIIEATDNKILISLYKHLTQLMMRSFSKTGYVRGSLETSIADHHAMLKAIVNKDGDQAKKTMEKHIRLTLIKVENMSSDE; encoded by the coding sequence ATGTATAGAGATATTGCACCCCTTAAAAAAGTAAAAGTTTCGGATGAAGTGACCTATGCCCTGGAAAATATCATTGTAGAAAACGATCTTGTTTCCGGTGATATACTCCCATCTCAGGCAGAATTGTCGGAAAAGCTCAAAGTGGGGACCAGATCCATTAGGGAAGCCATCCGCTCGTTGGAATCCCGGGGGATGGTTGAGACCAGGCAGGGTAAGGGTGTTTTCATTAAAGAAACCAACATAGACAACTTTCTGGAAACTCTGATGGGCTCTTTTGTATTTCACTTTCCCAGTCAGAAGGATCTTCTCATCGACCTGACCAATACAAGACGCATCATCGAATCACAAGCCATCTACGATGTTGCCATTGATCCTCCCCAGGGTTTTATCTCCCGCTTTGCTCATCTGATAGAAGAGCTGGATCAAAAGGCCGGTGAAAATAAGATTGATGCCTACAATATCCTTGATTTTGAGCTGCATAAGTCCATCATTGAGGCTACAGATAATAAAATCCTTATCTCCCTCTACAAACACCTCACTCAATTGATGATGCGGAGTTTCTCCAAGACAGGCTATGTGCGGGGTAGTTTGGAAACCAGTATCGCCGACCATCATGCAATGCTGAAGGCTATCGTCAACAAAGATGGGGATCAGGCTAAAAAGACGATGGAAAAGCATATCAGACTCACCCTTATTAAGGTTGAAAACATGAGTTCCGATGAGTAA
- a CDS encoding sialic acid TRAP transporter substrate-binding protein SiaP, whose amino-acid sequence MKKLLTLLLISIFSITLAFSEGQAETGTDKVIEINFSSVSVPGDAHTEAMTVFKKELEKLSGGTMKVNVYHSGQLFPQEGEQDAVRQGTVDMVYTSAPWLAEFVPYLSMFSAVYTFQGYDHMTKVLNGEIGKKIFQDVVDSQGIRPLGAYYLGTRQLNLVEKVGPVRTPADMAGVKLRTPGSPSWIALGKALGGNPTPMSFGEVYMGLKTGAVEGQDNPLGTDKNAKFYEVTKYIVLTNHVVDSTWPTINEKKWQSFSDKQKEWVLKSVDKARIACDKQNLETEAGILDFFKGEGMIIIEDPDVKAFADYAKNSYLTESKDISKDWDWDLYDKVQGMVK is encoded by the coding sequence ATGAAGAAACTGCTCACTCTATTATTAATCAGTATCTTTTCAATTACCCTGGCATTCTCAGAAGGTCAGGCAGAAACAGGCACAGACAAAGTCATCGAAATTAACTTTTCATCTGTCAGTGTTCCCGGAGATGCCCATACAGAAGCCATGACCGTGTTTAAGAAGGAACTCGAAAAACTCTCCGGCGGAACCATGAAGGTTAACGTCTATCATTCAGGCCAACTCTTTCCTCAGGAAGGAGAACAGGATGCGGTACGGCAAGGGACAGTAGACATGGTTTATACCAGCGCTCCCTGGCTGGCCGAATTTGTTCCTTACCTGTCCATGTTTTCTGCGGTTTATACCTTTCAGGGTTATGACCACATGACAAAGGTTCTCAATGGAGAAATCGGAAAGAAAATTTTTCAGGATGTTGTCGATTCTCAGGGAATCCGCCCTCTAGGCGCCTATTATCTGGGCACCAGACAGCTCAACCTTGTTGAAAAAGTGGGCCCAGTCAGAACTCCGGCAGATATGGCCGGCGTGAAACTGAGAACTCCCGGTAGTCCCTCCTGGATTGCTCTTGGAAAAGCTCTGGGCGGCAACCCCACTCCCATGTCTTTTGGTGAAGTCTATATGGGCCTGAAGACAGGAGCTGTTGAAGGTCAGGACAACCCTCTGGGAACAGATAAAAATGCGAAATTCTACGAAGTCACTAAATACATCGTTTTGACTAATCATGTCGTAGACTCCACCTGGCCCACCATTAATGAAAAGAAATGGCAGTCTTTTTCTGACAAACAGAAAGAATGGGTATTGAAATCCGTTGATAAAGCCAGAATAGCCTGTGATAAACAGAACCTTGAAACAGAAGCGGGAATCCTTGACTTCTTCAAGGGTGAAGGTATGATCATCATCGAAGATCCGGATGTGAAGGCCTTTGCCGATTATGCAAAAAACTCTTATTTGACAGAAAGCAAAGACATATCCAAAGACTGGGACTGGGACCTATATGACAAGGTTCAGGGAATGGTCAAATAG
- a CDS encoding TRAP transporter small permease translates to MKTALKRAGKLFIDTIEIYIPFAAFVTLFIVFITGIFFRYFLKPLTWTLELSLICFIWTSLLGGLFAKREDAHVAFTMVYDAVSPLIQIWMRLIGHSLLVLSFAIGLIPSWKYVLFMGYKKSNVLKIPMDLVFLPFVIFLAFMIGRYTVDIYRDTRKLIKGDLS, encoded by the coding sequence ATGAAAACAGCATTGAAAAGAGCAGGCAAACTATTTATTGATACAATAGAAATTTACATCCCCTTTGCCGCCTTTGTGACCCTCTTTATCGTATTTATAACTGGAATTTTCTTCCGGTATTTCCTCAAGCCCCTCACATGGACCCTGGAACTATCTCTCATTTGTTTTATCTGGACCTCTCTCTTAGGCGGTTTATTTGCAAAAAGAGAGGATGCTCATGTCGCCTTTACCATGGTTTATGATGCGGTGAGTCCTCTCATACAGATCTGGATGAGACTCATCGGCCACAGTCTGCTTGTTCTTTCCTTTGCGATTGGGCTGATTCCTTCCTGGAAATACGTCCTGTTTATGGGTTACAAAAAATCCAATGTCCTCAAGATCCCTATGGATCTTGTGTTTCTCCCCTTTGTAATTTTTCTCGCTTTTATGATCGGCCGGTACACTGTGGATATATACAGAGACACGCGGAAACTGATAAAGGGAGACCTTTCATGA
- a CDS encoding TRAP transporter large permease, whose product MNIALLVFMLCFLLIFLIRIPIAPGMLMASFFYFALAPGLSADISMAASQFLSNMNSKFVLIAVPLFVFMAEVMNSGKITDMIFRFANVIVGRKRGALGHVNVVASIIFSGMTGSALADASGLGMMEIKAMNDHGYERGFSSAITAASATIGPIFPPSIPMIFYSMLSGASIGALFIGGMVPGIFIGLALMGYIAVVARIRNYPRGEKLILRDAMAITVKALPALLSIVVLLGGIYSGIVTPTEAGALAALYAIFVSFFVYRAMGFKDLLKVIMNTVKTTGTLSLLVGTAYAFSYIVAIEHIPDEVAGWLLTITNNKYVLLLLINIVFIVLGMFIDTMCITLVFIPIVLPLVNTLGIDLVHFGVMITLNMMIGLSTPPFGMLLFVVSGISKTPLIEVIKEILPMLLVLFGVLFMVTFIPQIVTFLPNLMGM is encoded by the coding sequence ATGAATATAGCTCTACTTGTTTTTATGCTCTGTTTTCTTCTCATATTCCTGATCAGAATTCCCATCGCACCGGGCATGCTGATGGCCTCGTTTTTTTACTTCGCCCTGGCTCCCGGACTGTCAGCTGATATCAGTATGGCGGCTTCACAGTTTCTGTCAAATATGAACTCTAAATTCGTTCTGATTGCTGTTCCCCTCTTCGTCTTTATGGCAGAAGTCATGAACAGCGGGAAGATCACTGATATGATTTTCCGTTTTGCCAACGTGATTGTTGGAAGAAAACGGGGGGCTCTGGGACATGTGAATGTGGTTGCCTCCATCATCTTTTCCGGAATGACCGGGTCTGCCCTGGCGGATGCATCCGGTTTGGGAATGATGGAAATCAAAGCCATGAACGATCATGGTTATGAACGGGGGTTCAGCAGCGCCATCACAGCTGCATCCGCAACCATTGGACCCATCTTTCCTCCCAGCATTCCCATGATCTTTTACTCCATGCTCTCTGGAGCGTCCATCGGTGCCCTTTTTATCGGCGGCATGGTTCCCGGGATTTTTATCGGCCTGGCTCTGATGGGGTATATCGCGGTTGTAGCACGGATACGGAATTATCCCAGAGGTGAAAAACTGATTCTCCGGGATGCTATGGCTATCACAGTGAAAGCCCTCCCCGCGCTGCTTTCCATCGTGGTTCTCCTGGGGGGTATCTACAGCGGTATCGTGACCCCCACAGAGGCGGGAGCCCTGGCGGCACTCTATGCCATTTTCGTATCATTTTTTGTATATAGGGCCATGGGATTCAAAGATCTCCTCAAGGTGATCATGAACACAGTCAAGACAACGGGAACTCTGTCACTCCTTGTGGGAACGGCCTATGCCTTTTCCTACATCGTGGCTATTGAACACATTCCCGATGAAGTTGCCGGGTGGCTCCTGACAATAACAAATAACAAATATGTCCTGCTCCTTTTGATTAATATTGTTTTCATTGTCCTGGGCATGTTTATCGACACCATGTGCATCACCCTGGTTTTTATTCCCATAGTACTGCCCCTGGTGAATACTCTAGGCATTGATCTGGTGCATTTTGGTGTGATGATCACGCTCAACATGATGATTGGTCTCTCCACTCCCCCCTTCGGAATGCTTCTGTTTGTGGTGTCGGGGATATCCAAAACACCCCTGATAGAGGTGATCAAAGAGATACTGCCCATGCTGCTCGTACTTTTCGGAGTGCTTTTTATGGTGACCTTCATACCACAAATTGTCACGTTCCTCCCCAATTTGATGGGAATGTAA
- a CDS encoding dihydrodipicolinate synthase family protein: MRKEITPGVYPTMITPFHEDLSIDYEALKNLIEWYIHRGIDGLFAVCQSSAMFELSREERASLCRSTVEYAGGRYPVMASGHVSDTIEGQIDDLQAMADSGADALVLVSNRLAAPWENDSKWLKNLNRLLKKLPTDIPLGFYECPYPYKRVLSIELVKELIGMNRFEFIKDTCCDPPMIKKRAALSKGSKVQFFNANAATLLMSLKEGYAGYSGIMTNFHSDLYYRLCHDWQEMGEDAQSLQDYLGLASVIECQFYPANARYSLVKEGVLNNLVSRRQDARLRQLTKSQEMEVDQFYAISQEMSNRYKRKEQPGG, from the coding sequence ATGAGAAAAGAAATTACCCCGGGGGTATACCCCACAATGATTACCCCCTTTCACGAGGATTTATCCATTGACTATGAAGCTCTGAAAAACCTGATTGAGTGGTATATTCACAGAGGCATTGACGGCCTGTTTGCCGTCTGCCAATCCAGTGCCATGTTTGAGCTCAGCCGGGAGGAACGGGCGTCCTTATGCCGGAGCACAGTTGAATATGCGGGAGGCCGTTATCCTGTGATGGCCTCGGGTCATGTATCCGATACAATTGAGGGTCAGATTGATGACCTTCAAGCCATGGCTGACTCTGGCGCTGACGCTCTTGTACTGGTCAGTAACCGTCTGGCTGCGCCCTGGGAAAACGATTCCAAATGGCTTAAAAATCTGAACCGCTTATTGAAAAAACTGCCCACAGATATTCCATTGGGATTTTATGAATGCCCCTACCCTTATAAAAGAGTTCTATCTATCGAACTTGTCAAAGAGTTGATTGGCATGAACCGCTTTGAGTTTATCAAGGATACCTGTTGCGACCCCCCGATGATCAAAAAGCGGGCCGCCTTATCCAAGGGATCAAAGGTTCAGTTCTTTAACGCCAATGCAGCCACACTCCTGATGAGTTTAAAGGAAGGCTATGCCGGTTATAGCGGCATCATGACAAACTTTCACAGCGACTTGTACTACAGGCTCTGCCACGATTGGCAGGAGATGGGTGAAGATGCCCAGAGCCTGCAGGACTACCTGGGATTAGCCTCTGTGATTGAATGCCAGTTTTATCCGGCAAATGCACGGTACAGTCTGGTCAAAGAGGGAGTCTTGAATAACCTTGTTTCCCGGCGGCAGGATGCTAGGCTGAGACAATTAACCAAATCCCAGGAAATGGAAGTCGATCAGTTTTACGCCATATCTCAGGAGATGAGCAACCGGTATAAGAGAAAAGAACAACCAGGGGGATAA